One genomic region from bacterium encodes:
- the flhA gene encoding flagellar biosynthesis protein FlhA, translating to MLGGGIVTILAILLVTLPPVFLDLGLTINLSVALLILLVAVFVRRPIDISVFPTVLLLVTLYRLALNIASTRLILLNGDRGTAAAGNVIQAFGEFVVGGNFVVGIVVFLLFVIINFVVVTKGAGRIAEVAARFTLDAMPGKQMAIDADLNAGMINETQAVQRRKQIQEEADFYGTMDGANKFVRGDAIAGFLITIVNILGGLAIGTMQNDMSFAEAAGTYTLLTVGDGLISAVPSLLIAIAAAVIVSRAGTDSDLSEDIRSQFWDSPIPLAVSSAVLGALALVPGLPTFSFGILSAGLALGAYQRSQAEKGAAGVPEEEVQEVAPERPADLLQPPDSLELQVGYGLIDLVDPNKNGELLDRIRTFRREFTTQMGFPVPLIHIRDNLRLGAEDYAILVRGVRTGHGSVLSDHLLAIAPPGGGPALPGIESKDPTFGLPAFWVKNDHKDQAQTSGYTVVDPASVIMTHLTELIRRHSSDLLGRQETQEMLDAVAQTLPKLVSEVVPEIIPLGGVQKVLQSLLRESVPVRDLPTILEAIGDYAPKTKDPELLTELVRERLAAQISAQLAPDGSMGVLVLSPDIEQMISSSIQRTEHGTLITLDAGSIAKIVGAIRESVSKVSVLNPDPTILCTPDLRPHVRKMVERFLPRCGVISANELAPNLQVESIGTVNLS from the coding sequence ATGCTGGGCGGAGGGATCGTCACCATCCTGGCGATCCTGCTCGTCACCTTGCCACCGGTCTTCCTCGACCTGGGGTTGACGATCAATCTGAGCGTCGCTCTCCTGATCCTGCTGGTGGCAGTGTTCGTCAGGAGACCGATCGACATCTCCGTCTTCCCGACTGTTCTTCTGCTGGTCACCTTGTATCGCCTGGCCCTGAACATCGCTTCGACACGCCTGATCCTGCTCAATGGGGATCGAGGAACCGCGGCAGCTGGAAACGTGATCCAGGCCTTCGGCGAATTCGTCGTCGGTGGAAACTTCGTAGTCGGTATCGTCGTCTTCTTGCTCTTCGTGATCATCAATTTCGTGGTCGTCACGAAGGGCGCCGGGCGCATCGCCGAAGTCGCAGCGCGCTTTACCCTGGATGCGATGCCCGGCAAGCAGATGGCCATCGACGCGGACCTGAACGCCGGCATGATCAACGAGACGCAGGCCGTCCAGCGCCGCAAGCAAATTCAGGAAGAAGCGGACTTCTACGGAACGATGGATGGTGCCAACAAGTTCGTTCGAGGCGATGCGATTGCGGGCTTCCTGATCACAATCGTGAACATTCTCGGCGGTCTTGCGATCGGCACGATGCAAAACGACATGAGCTTCGCCGAAGCCGCCGGTACCTACACCCTCCTGACGGTGGGCGACGGGTTGATCTCGGCGGTGCCCTCGCTGCTGATCGCGATCGCTGCAGCCGTAATCGTCTCCCGCGCCGGAACCGACAGCGATCTTTCTGAAGACATCCGAAGCCAGTTCTGGGACAGCCCGATTCCGCTCGCGGTGAGTTCAGCGGTCCTGGGTGCTTTAGCATTGGTACCCGGATTGCCGACTTTCTCCTTTGGTATTCTTTCTGCCGGACTGGCATTGGGCGCCTATCAGCGTTCGCAGGCCGAGAAAGGCGCGGCCGGAGTACCCGAAGAAGAAGTGCAGGAAGTCGCACCCGAACGGCCGGCCGACCTCCTGCAACCTCCCGACTCTCTCGAACTTCAGGTGGGTTACGGACTGATCGACCTGGTGGATCCGAACAAGAACGGGGAACTGCTCGATCGCATCCGCACGTTCCGACGCGAGTTCACCACACAGATGGGCTTCCCGGTGCCCCTGATCCACATTCGCGACAATCTCCGATTGGGTGCAGAGGACTACGCCATACTCGTGCGCGGTGTTCGCACTGGCCACGGAAGCGTTCTGTCAGACCACCTACTCGCAATCGCGCCACCCGGTGGCGGCCCGGCGCTACCAGGCATCGAGAGCAAGGATCCGACCTTCGGCCTGCCCGCATTCTGGGTGAAGAACGATCACAAGGACCAGGCACAGACCTCGGGCTATACGGTCGTCGATCCGGCGTCCGTGATCATGACTCATCTGACTGAGCTGATCCGGCGGCACTCCTCCGACCTGCTCGGACGTCAGGAAACTCAGGAGATGCTCGATGCTGTCGCACAGACGCTACCGAAGCTGGTGAGCGAAGTCGTTCCCGAAATCATCCCGCTCGGCGGAGTACAAAAGGTGCTCCAGAGCCTGCTGCGCGAGTCGGTTCCGGTCCGTGACCTGCCGACGATCCTGGAAGCAATCGGCGATTACGCGCCGAAAACTAAGGATCCAGAGCTTTTAACAGAGCTGGTTCGCGAGCGATTGGCAGCCCAGATTTCTGCGCAGCTGGCGCCAGATGGCAGCATGGGTGTCCTCGTGCTCTCCCCTGACATCGAACAGATGATTTCAAGTTCGATCCAGCGTACGGAGCACGGTACTCTAATCACGCTCGATGCAGGATCGATTGCGAAGATCGTCGGAGCCATTCGTGAATCCGTGTCAAAGGTGAGTGTGCTGAATCCCGACCCAACCATTCTCTGCACCCCCGATCTGAGACCACATGTTCGGAAGATGGTCGAACGCTTCCTACCGCGCTGCGGTGTGATCTCGGCGAACGAGCTCGCACCCAATCTTCAGGTGGAGTCCATCGGCACGGTGAATCTGTCCTGA
- the flhF gene encoding flagellar biosynthesis protein FlhF has product MKQALRLVRETLGPSAVIVSSRSLRKDAGLFGLLGRKVLEVTAAVEKSPKATPIEVPGSRTPNLDYKNLDHKKLGRTNLNRTKRDPSGAYQDIWAMKQAIDPVLDEVRSLREAVGSLEEQAGFHPSELRSDLGQIRTMLASMAGAGTLGADEQGAAAQRLFYFLMGRGLDEPLTRSLVQRVVAKVETGSLGDLDRLKLNLAAEMRADLSRAERGSPASRVQVFIGPTGVGKTTTIAKLAARAARSGEDDVLIITTDVHRVAAVEQMLRFGEMISVPVEVALSPEELTRRIDAAEDKTCILVDTAGRNHRDSLAMRQLSPWLEAAGDAEAMLVLSAAMRPADSREIIDAYDELRWSRLIMTKLDETRVYGELYNCVVRSNRPLACICTGQSVPEHLESIDISGILRKVLHG; this is encoded by the coding sequence ATGAAACAGGCACTCCGCCTGGTGCGCGAGACCCTCGGCCCGAGCGCGGTCATCGTCTCGAGCCGATCATTGCGCAAGGATGCGGGGTTGTTCGGGCTGCTGGGACGCAAAGTCCTCGAGGTAACTGCGGCCGTCGAAAAATCTCCAAAGGCAACACCTATCGAGGTTCCGGGATCCCGAACTCCGAATCTTGACTACAAGAATCTCGACCACAAGAAACTCGGCCGCACGAATCTCAATCGCACGAAGCGAGATCCGAGCGGAGCCTATCAGGACATCTGGGCGATGAAGCAGGCGATCGACCCGGTACTCGATGAAGTTCGCTCCCTGCGGGAGGCCGTCGGCAGTCTCGAAGAGCAGGCGGGTTTCCATCCAAGTGAGTTGCGTTCGGATCTCGGTCAGATCCGTACGATGCTGGCATCGATGGCCGGTGCGGGGACTCTCGGGGCAGATGAACAAGGAGCTGCAGCACAGCGCCTGTTCTACTTCTTGATGGGTCGCGGACTCGACGAACCGCTGACGCGCTCTCTTGTGCAACGCGTGGTCGCGAAGGTAGAGACGGGATCACTCGGCGACCTGGATCGCCTGAAACTCAACCTGGCAGCGGAGATGCGCGCTGATCTCTCACGCGCGGAACGTGGAAGTCCGGCCAGCCGAGTACAGGTTTTTATCGGACCGACGGGCGTCGGCAAAACCACCACGATCGCAAAACTGGCGGCTCGCGCGGCGCGCTCGGGTGAGGACGACGTCTTGATCATCACGACGGATGTGCACCGCGTGGCAGCCGTCGAGCAAATGCTGCGTTTCGGCGAAATGATCTCCGTGCCCGTAGAGGTCGCCTTATCTCCTGAAGAACTCACGCGCCGTATCGACGCCGCCGAGGACAAGACCTGCATCCTGGTCGATACCGCGGGACGAAATCACCGCGACTCTCTCGCCATGCGGCAGCTTTCTCCCTGGCTCGAAGCGGCCGGAGATGCTGAAGCCATGCTCGTACTCTCCGCCGCCATGCGACCGGCCGATTCTCGGGAAATCATCGACGCGTACGATGAACTTCGCTGGTCGCGTTTGATCATGACCAAGCTGGACGAAACGCGAGTGTACGGAGAGCTGTACAACTGCGTCGTTCGCAGCAATCGGCCGCTGGCCTGCATCTGTACGGGCCAGTCTGTTCCCGAGCATCTGGAGTCGATCGATATTTCGGGAATTCTCCGCAAGGTACTTCACGGATAG
- a CDS encoding HDOD domain-containing protein, protein MPNAAHVFVEHARDLPVMPPVAAEVLRQVEDPDTDINNLAELITRDAGLAMQVLKLANSSLYSMPREIETLPQAIVLLGYSTLRSVVIAASLKDVFANFGPTERLLWNHASAGGITASSLAEQVTGLRKEEAFLGGLLHDIGKLAIIAKRSDAYQAVVLAVEAGESDAISAEREAFDFDHAQVGGLLLDKWGVSERLAQAVSAHHDPESAPEEARPLAALIQIADILCHTLGYGRPEPAKGLPILSCAGAHILGLQDADPEELIASTKKAYEDGQEVFS, encoded by the coding sequence TTGCCGAACGCCGCACACGTTTTCGTCGAACACGCCCGGGACCTTCCGGTCATGCCCCCGGTCGCAGCAGAAGTTCTGCGCCAGGTGGAGGATCCGGACACCGATATCAACAACCTCGCCGAACTGATCACCAGGGATGCGGGGCTGGCAATGCAGGTACTCAAACTCGCGAACTCCTCGCTCTACTCCATGCCTCGCGAAATCGAGACGCTCCCTCAGGCGATCGTGCTTCTCGGCTACTCGACCCTGCGGTCAGTAGTCATCGCCGCTTCGCTCAAGGACGTGTTCGCGAATTTCGGACCCACTGAGCGCCTGCTCTGGAATCACGCCAGTGCGGGGGGTATTACAGCCTCGTCATTGGCGGAACAAGTGACGGGATTGCGCAAGGAAGAGGCCTTCCTGGGCGGACTGCTCCACGACATCGGCAAGCTGGCGATAATTGCGAAACGAAGTGATGCCTACCAGGCCGTCGTACTCGCCGTGGAAGCAGGAGAGAGCGATGCGATCAGCGCCGAACGAGAGGCCTTCGATTTCGACCACGCACAGGTCGGGGGCTTGCTCCTGGACAAGTGGGGTGTCTCTGAACGACTCGCACAGGCGGTAAGCGCGCATCACGATCCCGAGAGTGCTCCGGAAGAGGCCAGGCCGCTCGCAGCACTCATTCAGATCGCCGACATCTTATGCCACACGCTCGGGTATGGACGTCCAGAACCCGCTAAGGGGCTTCCGATACTCAGTTGTGCGGGCGCACATATCCTGGGTCTTCAGGACGCCGATCCAGAGGAACTGATTGCCAGTACCAAGAAAGCCTACGAAGATGGGCAGGAGGTCTTCTCATGA
- a CDS encoding flagellar hook basal-body protein: MSSGLYIGYSGASTSRQQLDAIANNVANISTAGFRRDTTRFDTVLAGDLSFARTPETNLDLSPASNRLTGDPLQAAVEGDGFFVVEGADGGEYYTRRGDFRLDSRGRLVLPNGRPVLGAGGELIVPDTQKGTLTGDGRLMTELGEVGRLRIVRFENPGSLSKAGESLIAAQPKAGLVDVENPALAVGFVEESNVNVAAEMVSLIEASRIFEAAMRSITINDELTQKLIQSQT, encoded by the coding sequence ATGTCTTCAGGACTCTACATTGGATACTCAGGTGCATCGACGAGCCGACAGCAACTCGATGCGATCGCGAATAACGTCGCAAATATCTCGACCGCGGGGTTTCGGCGAGACACGACACGCTTCGACACGGTCCTCGCGGGGGACCTGAGCTTTGCACGCACCCCTGAGACCAATCTGGATCTCTCACCGGCCAGCAATCGGCTGACTGGCGACCCACTCCAGGCAGCCGTCGAGGGCGACGGATTCTTCGTCGTAGAAGGCGCCGATGGCGGCGAGTACTACACACGCCGAGGAGACTTCCGTCTGGATTCACGCGGGCGCCTCGTCTTGCCGAACGGCAGACCAGTTCTCGGAGCAGGAGGCGAGCTGATCGTCCCTGATACTCAGAAGGGAACGTTGACCGGGGATGGTCGCCTCATGACCGAACTGGGAGAGGTCGGACGGTTACGCATCGTGCGCTTCGAAAATCCCGGGTCCCTTTCCAAGGCGGGTGAGAGTCTGATCGCGGCTCAACCAAAGGCCGGGCTAGTTGACGTAGAAAATCCTGCGCTCGCAGTGGGCTTCGTGGAGGAGTCCAACGTCAATGTTGCGGCAGAGATGGTCTCACTCATCGAGGCCTCGAGGATCTTCGAGGCGGCGATGAGATCGATCACGATCAACGACGAACTCACACAGAAACTGATCCAGAGCCAGACGTAG
- the flgG gene encoding flagellar basal-body rod protein FlgG: MSSSAMFTAVTGTVAQQVRIDAIANNLANIATTGFKRVRPQFEDLLYETVRPPAEEGDSPSGLQFGRGVRVVSTQTIHTPGSLRQTGQALDIAIEGAGFFPVQRLNGDTAYSRSGAFQLDSSGNLVNSSGLPLSPPITIPDDATNITITNDGRVQVAQSGSTSTTEVGQIQLMRFSNPGGLEAMGQNLFRETESSGSPVSGNPGEDAFGQLAQGALEEANVNIAEELVNLIVAQRAFEANTRVISTADDMLRFVTQR, from the coding sequence ATGAGCAGTTCCGCAATGTTCACCGCCGTGACGGGCACCGTCGCACAACAGGTCCGTATTGATGCGATCGCGAACAATCTGGCGAACATCGCTACGACGGGCTTCAAACGGGTGCGTCCACAGTTCGAAGATCTTCTGTACGAGACGGTGCGTCCACCCGCAGAAGAAGGAGATTCACCTTCAGGTCTGCAGTTCGGACGAGGCGTGCGGGTCGTTTCCACGCAAACCATCCACACACCCGGTTCATTGCGCCAAACGGGTCAGGCTCTGGACATCGCGATCGAAGGAGCCGGGTTCTTTCCAGTTCAGCGTCTCAACGGTGACACAGCCTACTCTCGCAGTGGTGCGTTCCAGCTGGATTCTTCGGGAAACCTCGTGAACTCTTCGGGTCTCCCGCTTTCGCCGCCGATCACGATTCCCGACGACGCGACAAACATCACGATCACCAATGATGGCCGGGTGCAGGTCGCCCAATCGGGGAGTACTTCGACAACAGAAGTCGGGCAGATTCAGCTCATGCGCTTCTCGAACCCAGGTGGCCTGGAGGCGATGGGGCAGAACCTCTTCCGCGAAACCGAGTCATCCGGATCACCGGTCTCAGGGAATCCAGGGGAAGACGCGTTCGGTCAGCTGGCCCAGGGTGCACTCGAGGAGGCGAACGTCAACATCGCCGAAGAACTCGTGAACCTGATCGTGGCGCAGCGCGCCTTCGAAGCCAACACGCGTGTGATTTCGACCGCAGATGACATGCTGCGCTTCGTAACGCAGAGGTAA
- the flgA gene encoding flagellar basal body P-ring formation protein FlgA translates to MHRALLGILLSLCAALPASAEEVQTAPVDREVLPEFVRDRFEQALRHRMPWPEQNVTLENWNLPNAFIVPSELGRLRLLFRDGEDFLGRVSAQLEFSSSSDTGTKSIRRGVSADVVVRIAVVVTSSALRRGTSLGVPELRHETRDLRQLPRDVITNAESVYGLRLARSLPEGHALTHSHLVAEPLIRRGDTVRVDALGSGLELMIEARALEGGGLGQRIRLENPGTRKRFHAEITGPGQARLTRPGSAPAAVGAR, encoded by the coding sequence ATGCACCGCGCTCTGCTCGGTATTCTGCTTTCGCTCTGCGCCGCGCTACCCGCGTCGGCCGAAGAGGTTCAAACCGCGCCGGTGGATCGCGAGGTGCTTCCGGAATTCGTTCGAGATCGCTTCGAGCAGGCTCTTCGACATCGCATGCCGTGGCCAGAACAGAACGTCACCTTGGAAAACTGGAACTTGCCAAACGCCTTCATCGTGCCTTCTGAGCTCGGTCGCTTGCGCCTGCTGTTTCGGGATGGCGAGGACTTCCTGGGACGAGTCAGTGCGCAACTCGAGTTCTCCAGCAGCTCAGATACCGGCACGAAGAGCATCCGTCGCGGAGTGAGCGCCGATGTAGTCGTGCGGATTGCCGTCGTCGTGACCAGCTCGGCGCTGCGCCGGGGAACCTCCCTGGGGGTACCCGAACTGCGCCACGAAACGAGGGACCTGCGCCAACTTCCGCGCGACGTGATCACGAATGCCGAGTCCGTCTACGGCCTGCGACTCGCGAGAAGCCTGCCGGAAGGCCACGCCTTGACGCATTCTCATCTCGTGGCAGAACCGCTGATACGACGCGGTGATACCGTGCGCGTCGACGCCCTTGGTTCTGGCCTGGAACTCATGATCGAAGCTCGCGCTCTCGAAGGCGGGGGGCTCGGGCAGCGCATCCGGCTCGAGAATCCCGGAACGCGAAAGCGTTTTCATGCGGAGATCACCGGACCGGGTCAAGCTCGGCTTACTCGACCCGGCAGTGCACCCGCGGCAGTCGGAGCTCGCTGA
- a CDS encoding flagellar basal body L-ring protein FlgH, whose protein sequence is MRRFCIATSAAILFAACANIEELPSLVEKPPALLAPPEPLVEAPRPAEGALWRGDQSRRFLAFENRAKRIGDLVSVIILEEASAENEAKTELDHSSAFDATLNSDVALQTLVTRPIRRILGLLGFTDQKNDADPSTELSIIESSAETSYDGEGKLERSASFTTKIACVVTDQTESGLLHIQGERHLTINGETQIIQLSGFVRPEDIRIDNTLPSELIAAADIRYGGVGLVSEQQRMPWLSRLLRLALPF, encoded by the coding sequence ATGCGACGTTTCTGCATCGCTACCAGCGCGGCGATTCTGTTTGCGGCCTGCGCGAACATCGAAGAACTGCCTTCCCTGGTCGAAAAGCCCCCGGCTCTGCTCGCACCACCCGAGCCTCTGGTCGAAGCGCCAAGACCCGCCGAAGGAGCACTTTGGAGAGGTGACCAGTCACGTCGCTTCCTGGCCTTCGAGAACCGCGCGAAACGCATCGGCGATCTGGTGAGCGTGATCATCCTGGAGGAGGCCTCGGCCGAAAACGAGGCCAAGACCGAACTCGATCACTCTTCTGCGTTCGATGCGACGCTCAACAGCGATGTCGCGCTACAGACCCTGGTCACACGACCGATCCGTCGAATCCTCGGGCTCCTGGGTTTCACCGACCAGAAGAACGACGCAGATCCCAGCACTGAGCTATCGATCATCGAATCCAGTGCAGAGACTTCCTACGATGGCGAGGGAAAACTCGAGCGCAGCGCCTCGTTCACCACGAAGATCGCGTGCGTCGTTACCGACCAGACCGAGTCGGGCCTGCTGCACATTCAGGGCGAACGACACCTGACGATCAACGGTGAAACACAGATCATCCAGTTGAGTGGTTTCGTTCGCCCCGAAGACATCCGCATCGACAATACGTTGCCGTCCGAACTGATTGCAGCGGCGGACATCCGCTACGGGGGCGTTGGCCTCGTCAGCGAGCAACAACGTATGCCCTGGCTCTCGCGCCTTCTGCGCCTGGCCCTGCCGTTCTGA
- a CDS encoding flagellar basal body P-ring protein FlgI, producing the protein MLRFPSAIAFLLLLLTPIAEAARIKDLTDFQGVRSNPLIGYGLVVGLQGTGDSASTLFANRSLAGLLAKLGIVVDPALVNVTNVAAVMVTAQLPPFARMGEALDVTVSSIGDSGNLQGGTLLATPLLGVDGEVYALAQGPVSIGGFSAQSGQGDVVQNNHPTVARIPRGALVEKEIFLSLDDREQMRLVLHEKDFTTAARIAEAINKSIRAKVAHATDSGSVDILIPEGSRTNVVPFLAQVEDIEVIPDRTAAVVLNERTGTVVIGSDVRISAVAISHGSLSIRISARTEVSQPPPFAETGNTVEFNNDEIVVQEQGSNLVVVQGVTIGELVRTLNSVGASPRDLIAILQAMRAAGALQAELRLI; encoded by the coding sequence ATGTTGCGTTTCCCTTCCGCGATCGCGTTCTTGCTGCTTCTTCTGACACCGATCGCAGAAGCCGCACGGATCAAGGACCTGACTGACTTCCAGGGAGTGCGTTCAAATCCCTTGATCGGATACGGATTGGTCGTCGGCCTGCAGGGAACAGGCGACTCCGCTTCGACCCTGTTTGCGAACCGTTCGCTCGCAGGGCTGCTGGCGAAGCTGGGAATTGTCGTCGACCCCGCGTTGGTCAATGTCACGAACGTCGCAGCCGTCATGGTAACCGCCCAACTGCCACCGTTCGCACGAATGGGCGAAGCTCTCGATGTCACGGTCTCTTCGATCGGGGACTCCGGGAACCTGCAGGGCGGAACACTACTGGCCACTCCCCTGCTCGGTGTCGATGGAGAAGTCTACGCACTCGCGCAGGGCCCGGTTTCAATCGGCGGTTTCTCCGCACAGAGCGGACAGGGCGATGTAGTTCAGAACAACCATCCGACCGTCGCTCGCATCCCGCGAGGTGCGTTGGTCGAAAAAGAGATCTTCCTATCCCTGGATGATCGTGAACAGATGCGACTGGTGCTCCACGAGAAGGACTTCACCACCGCTGCGCGCATCGCAGAAGCGATCAACAAGTCGATACGCGCCAAGGTCGCTCATGCCACGGACTCCGGCAGCGTAGATATCCTGATACCGGAAGGCTCTCGTACGAACGTAGTGCCCTTCCTGGCGCAGGTTGAAGACATCGAAGTCATTCCCGATCGGACCGCCGCCGTCGTGCTCAATGAACGAACTGGCACGGTAGTGATCGGGTCTGATGTCCGCATCTCAGCCGTTGCGATCTCGCACGGGAGCCTGTCGATCCGCATCTCCGCACGCACCGAGGTCTCGCAACCTCCGCCCTTCGCGGAAACCGGCAATACGGTCGAGTTCAACAACGACGAAATCGTGGTGCAGGAACAAGGCTCGAATCTGGTCGTGGTCCAAGGCGTGACGATTGGTGAACTGGTGCGCACGCTCAATTCAGTGGGTGCGAGCCCACGGGACCTGATCGCGATCCTGCAGGCGATGCGGGCCGCCGGTGCGCTGCAGGCAGAGCTCCGCCTCATATGA
- a CDS encoding flagellar protein FlgN — protein sequence MNATLTRLVDTLDAEAVTVAELVESLQQDQQRIVKHDIAGLEASNLRKEECILHFQMHERTRLELTRELGSELGLPADQVRVSTLCPLLGPDGEQLESTAAKLSALVSSLDDLAAISRGFLEQSILGIRGLLNLIQTLQSPAPGTYDASGRHAVGQPGPVSVRREA from the coding sequence GTGAACGCGACCCTGACCCGACTCGTAGACACGCTGGATGCTGAAGCGGTGACCGTTGCAGAACTGGTCGAGTCGTTGCAACAGGACCAGCAGCGCATCGTGAAACACGATATCGCCGGCCTCGAGGCGAGCAATCTGCGCAAGGAAGAGTGCATTCTCCACTTCCAGATGCACGAGCGAACGCGTCTGGAACTGACTCGTGAACTCGGTTCGGAACTCGGCCTGCCCGCCGATCAGGTTCGTGTCTCTACACTGTGCCCACTTCTCGGACCTGACGGTGAGCAGCTCGAATCCACGGCCGCAAAGCTGAGTGCACTCGTCTCGAGCCTGGATGATCTGGCCGCAATCAGTCGCGGTTTTCTCGAACAATCCATCCTGGGCATTCGCGGTCTGCTCAACCTGATCCAGACGCTGCAATCACCGGCTCCCGGAACCTACGATGCTTCCGGGCGACACGCGGTCGGGCAACCCGGCCCGGTCAGTGTGCGACGGGAGGCCTGA
- the flgK gene encoding flagellar hook-associated protein FlgK produces MSIFAALSIGRLGLTAQSRALQVTANNISNVNTPGFTRQRAVFEPISNGVLSSGFSPGSGVIVPTAERISDATLEAQRQFERQQLGMDEGMERGLSRIEGIFEELGGEGINTTLSRFFAGLNDLANDPGNTAVRDTVARAAETLISQISDTDQRLNQLQLDENTKIRQSVIEVSDISRDIASLNRQIFLKETGDGQATASGLRDRRNELLNQLAEEIDYTSFERDDGSIAVFAAGGFLLVDGDESASLEVQTGGFGNPLFFDVFQNLGGSVNGPITSRISSGQIGASLALRDDRVQAYRNSLDEFAFSLADRINSVHYQPGTPPGALGMGDATSRRMFIDARQPVVAEGAAPVQVAGLAGALRLHPDIVANSRHIATGAGPSGGGPALKDDNRIVLALANVETLDTAFYAVGDTAGSPTGSPATLGAFMDSLSGSLGSELQSARRSVSQSELIVAELDDRRGALSGVSLDEEVANLVRYERAYQASARTISTMDELLQDLLAL; encoded by the coding sequence GTGAGTATCTTTGCCGCACTCTCCATCGGTCGCCTCGGCCTGACCGCGCAATCACGAGCGCTCCAGGTCACGGCCAACAATATCTCGAACGTCAATACGCCCGGGTTCACGCGACAGCGGGCGGTATTCGAGCCGATCTCCAATGGTGTGCTCTCCTCTGGATTCTCGCCGGGCTCGGGCGTAATCGTACCGACAGCTGAACGCATTTCCGACGCGACCCTCGAGGCACAGCGTCAGTTCGAACGTCAGCAGCTCGGAATGGACGAAGGTATGGAGAGAGGCCTCTCTCGCATCGAGGGCATCTTCGAAGAACTCGGTGGCGAAGGCATCAATACGACGCTCTCTCGTTTCTTCGCCGGTCTGAACGATCTCGCGAACGACCCGGGGAATACGGCCGTGCGCGACACGGTGGCCCGTGCGGCAGAGACGCTGATCAGCCAGATATCGGATACCGATCAACGTCTCAATCAGCTTCAGCTCGACGAGAACACCAAGATCCGACAGTCTGTCATCGAGGTCAGCGATATTTCCAGGGACATCGCCTCGCTGAATCGCCAGATCTTCCTGAAGGAAACCGGAGATGGGCAGGCCACAGCCAGCGGACTCAGAGACCGGCGAAATGAGTTGCTAAATCAGCTCGCAGAGGAAATCGATTACACGAGTTTCGAGCGGGATGACGGGTCGATTGCGGTATTCGCGGCGGGAGGGTTCCTGCTGGTCGATGGCGATGAGAGCGCGAGCCTCGAAGTTCAGACCGGTGGATTCGGCAATCCCCTGTTCTTCGACGTGTTTCAGAACCTGGGCGGGTCGGTCAACGGCCCGATCACGTCCCGCATCAGCAGCGGGCAGATCGGCGCCTCGCTCGCGCTGCGAGATGATCGCGTTCAGGCGTACCGCAACTCCCTCGACGAGTTCGCGTTCTCTCTGGCCGACCGGATCAATAGCGTCCACTATCAACCGGGTACCCCACCGGGTGCGCTTGGAATGGGGGACGCCACCTCCCGGCGCATGTTCATCGACGCACGCCAGCCTGTCGTAGCCGAGGGCGCAGCACCGGTACAGGTAGCGGGACTCGCGGGCGCCCTCAGACTCCACCCCGACATCGTCGCGAATTCGCGCCATATCGCCACGGGCGCGGGCCCGTCCGGGGGAGGGCCGGCCCTCAAGGATGACAACCGGATCGTCCTGGCGCTTGCGAATGTCGAAACCCTCGACACTGCATTTTACGCGGTGGGGGATACGGCGGGTTCTCCCACGGGAAGTCCCGCCACTCTCGGAGCCTTCATGGACAGCTTGTCCGGTTCACTCGGCTCCGAACTACAGAGCGCCCGACGTTCAGTCAGCCAGAGCGAGTTGATCGTCGCGGAACTCGACGATCGACGTGGCGCTCTATCGGGCGTATCCCTCGACGAAGAAGTCGCCAATCTCGTGCGCTACGAACGCGCATACCAGGCGTCGGCCCGTACGATTTCGACCATGGATGAACTACTCCAGGACCTCCTCGCGCTCTAG